Proteins found in one Malassezia vespertilionis chromosome 5, complete sequence genomic segment:
- a CDS encoding cysteine synthase (EggNog:ENOG503NW4Y; COG:E), whose amino-acid sequence MICRSGVLFRACMRARPASVRAFSQSIAMRTNSYGNTVDGFTGAVGNTPLLRINSLSEAANANIYAKAEFMEPGGSVKDRAALFVVQDAEKKGLLKPGGTVVEGTAGNTGIGLAHVCRARGYRCVIYMPNTQSQEKVDLLRMLGAEVYPVPAVPFDNPENYNHQAARHAEKIDNAVWTNQFDNTANRDAHFFTTGPEIWAQTDDGQNLDGFICATGTGGTLAGVTRFLKQASEGNVQCWLADPPGSCLYEYVKSGGEHLERTGTGSITEGIGQGRVTENMQDDVHLIDNALFIEDEASIEMLFRMLDEEGLYIGASSALNVVAAYRMAKELGPGSNVVTVLCDSAVRYQTRLFSRSWLESKGLLDAVPQALQKYIILP is encoded by the exons ATGATCTGCCGTTCCGGAGTACTTTTTCGCGCAtgcatgcgtgcgcgccctgcgagtgtgcgcgccttttcGCAGTCAATTGCGATGCGCACCAACAGCTACGGAAACACGGTAGATGGCTTTACCGGAGCCGTCGGCAACACGCCGCTACTCCGCATCAACTCTTTGAGCGAGGCGGCAAATGCCAACATTTATGCCAAAGCCGAGTTCATGGAGCCTGGAGGCAGTGTCAAGgaccgcgccgctttgtTCGTTGTGCAGGATGCCGAGAAGAAAG GCCTGCTCAAGCCCGGTGGCACAGTCGTCGAAGGTACCGCCGGGAATACGGGGATTGGACTTGCGCATGTGtgtcgcgcacgcggcTACCGCTGTGTGATCTACATGCCAAATACCCAATCGCAAGAAAAGGTTGATTTGCTGCGTATGCTCGGCGCAGAAGTGTATCCCGTGCCTGCGGTACCTTTTGACAACCCTGAGAACTACAACCACCAGgctgcgcgccacgccgAGAAGATTGACAACGCAGTATGGACAAACCAGTTTGACAACACGGCGAACCGCGACGCTCACTTTTTCACCACGGGCCCTGAAATCTGGGCCCAGACCGACGACGGGCAAAATTTGGACGGCTTTATCTGCGCCACCGGCAccggcggcacgctcgcTGGCGTCACCCGCTTCCTCAAGCAGGCATCCGAAGGCAATGTGCAGTGCTGGCTTGCAGACCCGCCCGGCTCGTGCCTATACGAGTACGTCAAATCTGGCGGCGAGCATCTCGAGCGCACCGGCACCGGATCGATCACCGAAGGCATCGGCCAAGGCCGTGTGACAGAGAACATGCAGGACGATGTGCACCTGATCGACAATGCACTGTTCATTGAAGACGAGGCGTCCATCGAGATGCTCTTccgcatgctcgacgaggaagGTCTCTACATCGGCGCAAGCTCTGCTCTCAACGTCGTTGCGGCCTACCGCATGGCGAAGGAGCTCGGGCCCGGGAGCAATGTGGTTACGGTCCTTTGCGATAGTGCAGTTCGCTACCAGACGCGCCttttctcgcgctcctgGCTCGAGAGCAAAGGtctgctcgacgcggtgccccaagcgctgcaaaagTACATTATCCTCCCATAG
- a CDS encoding uncharacterized protein (COG:J; EggNog:ENOG503Q37W), which translates to MRPLRALAARCLAAARIAQRTEDASRFGMYKECALHARWLVDAATAKHADPVQAQNAVRGMVERVARHEPLAYVLGTQPFGPLELCVRAPVLIPRPETEDWTLALAERLRSAGPLRILDLCTGSGCIAILLAHTLRTTDLLAVDLDPACVALAAENARRCQVRIATRRVDLFDDAAMLSLGAFDLVVCNPPYIPSCDYTSLHQSVRAFESRSALVGSHAENDGLLYYRRLVELLPRGLLRPSASPFQLVVEVGAGQADAVQKLFAPIGGCAQWQDPWGHQRVVALRS; encoded by the coding sequence ATGCGGCccctgcgcgcgctcgcagctcggtgcttggccgccgcgcgcattgcgcagcgcacagagGATGCGTCGCGGTTTGGCATGTACAAAGAGTGTGCTTTGCATGCGCGGTGGCTCGTAGACGCGGCAACGGCTAAGCACGCAGACcctgtgcaagcacaaaACGCAGTGCGGGGCATGGTCgaacgcgtcgcgcgccacgaGCCACTAGCGTACGTCTTGGGCACGCAGCCATTTGGCCCACTGGAACTgtgtgtgcgcgcgcccgtCCTGATACCCCGGCCCGAGACGGAGGACTGGACACTCGCACTGGCCGAGCGCCTCCGCAGCGCCGGTCCTTTGCGCATCCTGGACCTCTGCACGGGCTCTGGCTGCATTGCAATCCTCCTCGCAcatacgctgcgcaccacTGATCTACTTGCCGTTGATCTCGATCCCGCATGTGTCGCACTCGCGGCAGAGAACGCGAGGCGGTGTCAAGTGCGCATAGCAACGCGCCGTGTGGATCTGttcgacgacgcggcgatgttgtcgctcggcgcattcGATTTGGTGGTGTGCAACCCACCCTATATTCCCAGTTGCGACTATACATCCTTGCATCAGTCCGTGCGTGCGTtcgagtcgcgcagcgcattggTCGGATCGCATGCGGAAAATGATGGCCTGCTATACTATCGTCGGCTCGTTGAGCTCCTGCCGCGCGGACTCTTGCGGCCCTCTGCAAGCCCTTTCCAGCTTGTCGTCGAAGTCGGTGCCGGTCAGGCAGATGCTGTACAAAAGCTCTTTGCCCCGATTGGGGGGTGTGCGCAGTGGCAAGACCCGTGGGGGCATCAGCGCGTGGTTGCACTCCGTAGCTAG
- a CDS encoding uncharacterized protein (COG:U; EggNog:ENOG503NXIQ), with translation MGRQWNAYEAFLLANASQIAAFESSLRNLTYLLPGRFKDSELAAEAIYAGIHLLGMYHDSILFKIVYSRRNKQTDAVLRLARDELLGADPPKLSLHAKYTNYFATHSRTYSAAAFFVMIIECTQLLIEMVARRRLPEERAWNVVIALESVKALLRLSMIRASQNRPTMSSPLPHRELDPTQLERNANESKTMALTWRGERTGTVHRALSTLVASPGARAVKNVEPDTYEYLLSHTLTEQDVSPPPLLVRHLQANLGKLAEAMWVLRPLLYVLALRRWGKRAMTPFALSLCVEFAARWLRQRSFYVGVKDTDATFVPPMSSVSLMLSMLGIENSFLDWLAGSLSRTDPRNALAKPISPVEADEWSARDRSFWWYLLRGPVWYNYTRPKIEGVVKRTENRWIIGILGGVARDYLPLVDQYYYYTSN, from the exons ATGGGGCGGCAGTGGAATGCGTACGAGGCGTTCCTGTTGGCGAATGCGTCGCAGATCGCTGCATTTGAGTCATCGCTACGAAATTTGACGTATCTGCTGCCCGGACGATTCAAGGATTCAGAGCT TGCCGCCGAAGCGA TTTATGCCGGTATACATCTGCTGGGCATGTACCACGACTCAATTCTGTTCAAGATTGTGTATTCGCGGCGTAATAAGCAGACGGATGCGGTGCTCCGCCTGGCTCGGGACGAGTTGCTCGGCGCAGACCCGCCGAAATTGTCGCTGCATGCAAAGTATACAAACTATTTTGCGACGCATAGTCGTACCTATTCTGCGGCAGCGTTTTTCGTGATGATTATTGAGTGCACACAGCTTTTAATCGAGATGGTCGCGCGCCGTAGGCTGCCGGAAGAGCGCGCATGGAACGTGGTCATCGCGCTGGAGTCCGTCAAAGCGCTCCTGCGTCTCTCCATGATCCGCGCGTCGCAGAACAGGCCTACCATGTCGTCTCCACTTCCTCACCGCGAGCTGGACCCGACTcagctggagcgcaacgcGAACGAGTCCAAGACCATGGCGCTCACATGGCGCGGAGAGCGCACCGGCACGGTGCACCGCGCACTTTCCACGCTTGTCGCATCGCCGGGTGCCCGCGCAGTGAAAAACGTGGAGCCAGATACTTATGAATATTTACTCTCGCATACACTGACCGAGCAGGATGTGTCGCCTCCTCCGCTACTGGTGCGGCACTTGCAGGCGAACCTGGGCAAGCTGGCGGAAGCCATGTGGGTGCTGCGCCCCCTTTTGTATGTGCTTGCACTGCGTCGCTGGGGTAAGCGTGCCATGACGCCGTTTGCGCTTTCATTATGCGTCGAGTTTGCCGCACGATGGCTCCGCCAGCGCTCCTTCTACGTCGGGGTCAAGGATACCGACGCCACGTTCGTCCCGCCCATGTCGTCTGTCTCGCTCATGCTCAGCATGCTTGGCATCGAGAACTCTTTTTTGGACTGGCTTGCAGGCTCTCTTTCCCGTACGGACCCGCGCAATGCCCTCGCAAAGCCAATCAGTCCCGTGGAGGCCGACGAATGgtccgcgcgcgatcgcaGTTTCTGGTGGTACCTCTTGCGCGGCCCTGTCTGGTACAACTACACGCGCCCGAAAATTGAGGGGGTTGTGAAGCGCACCGAAAACCGGTGGATTATCGGGATCTTGGGGGGAGTTGCGCGCGACTACTTGCCCTTGGTGGATCAGTACTACTACTACACGTCGAACTAG
- the ATG13 gene encoding autophagy protein 13 (EggNog:ENOG503NVHQ; COG:U) — protein MVSKLDSMIYHFFSKTVAVAAESRLTDAAYIALPSSGRSNKWFSLEIDELDRFRDVLQPWRTLGASVMAKKRAAPLYIDVYLRTSKLDAAHVVAECQSDAAYDAEAVTLGNAFSSPILLERWRIDIVPDEAGEVRLPAVYKRAIVHFRTLYALSHALPTYNLCRRIREAKRAPKGSLDAQLELEMHIRTDTTPGTEIQDAKCWSTAPVQMPGGAFQCFVEYRALSHIRVERNNATQSPVAYAMHERVPKNAVRAMPASSNAPSSFAAGTSPFAVGTSPLAHRMSSRFHAAPSNAPLIPAAASPSPGMLSVGQPRKRRSLNVDKPLNVQSSYDSPLLRAMRIDATPEKAGGLPVASRSRHMYSSSSQGHWSASQVCVRTLLQNYGTPSTRPTSGISPSSFGSLRTPPQGGFDAYMRRANGVAASPSNPSFGARENPQSPERARPQRIQRYSHQPSYRQRDAPRSAPKEFGDGFGASSGRSWSQRIMDRNAIRDSPDTLARSHAEKSPSTSRLFVNTAPSHAPAFALTKQVPSRLHIPNDDLAELVSMLDTPPALHDAHTDSASSHGNTPRSISFSRPSLLYARGPSARTYFDDALARLADSTKLPSLGAFGIEPRNDEIPHYSQEDEAVCAMELLTH, from the exons ATGGTGTCCAAGTTGGACTCTATGATCTATCACTTTTTCTCCAAGACTGTCGCTGTCGCCGCAGAAAGCCGCTTGACAGATGCAGCATACATTGCGCTGCCTTCCTCGGGTCGGTCCAACAAATGG TTTTCGCTGGAAATCGATGAACTCGACCGGTTCCGTGATGTCTTGCAGCCATGGCGGACACTCGGTGCGAGTGTGATggcaaagaagcgcgccgcgccgctgtacaTTGACGTGTatttgcgcacgtccaagctcgatgctgcgcatgtCGTCGCAGAGTGCCAGTCTGACGCTGCATACGATGCTGAGGCTGTGACGCTGGGTAATGCGTTTTCCTCGCCGATCCTGCTGGAGCGCTGGCGGATCGATATCGTGCCAGACGAGGCAGGTGAAGTGAGGCTTCCCGCGGTATACAAGCGCGCCATCGTCCATTTTCGCACGCTGTACGCACTTTCACATGCCTTGCCGACGTATAACCTGTGCCGACGTATACGTGAGGCGAAACGTGCGCCAAAAGGCAGTTTGGATGCCCAGCTCGAACTGGAAATGCACATTCGGACCGATACCACGCCCGGGACCGAAATCCAGGACGCAAAATGTTGGTCGACCGCCCCTGTCCAGATGccaggcggcgcatttcAGTGTTTTGTAGAGTATCGCGCATTGTCGCATAtacgcgtcgagcgcaacaACGCAACGCAATCGCCCGTCGCGTATGCAATGCACGAACGGGTGCCGAAGAATGCCGTGCGAGCCATGCCTGCGTCCAGCAACGCCCCCTCCTCTTTCGCCGCAGGCACTTCGCCATTTGCTGTGGGCACTTCGCCGCTGGCCCACCGCATGTCCTCGCGATtccatgcggcgccgagcaacgCGCCCCTCATCCCGGCCGCCGCAAGTCCAAGTCCTGGGATGCTTAGTGTAGGGCAGCCGCGAAAACGGCGATCGTTGAATGTTGATAAACCACTCAATGTGCAGTCCTCATACGACTCCCCGCTCCTGCGCGCTATGCGAATCGACGCCACGCCTGAAAAAGCTGGTGGACTGCCTGTCGCTTCCAGGTCCAGGCACATGTACAGCTCCTCGTCCCAAGGCCATTGGTCCGCCTCACAGGTGTGTGTACGGACGCTGCTCCAAAATTACggcacgccaagcacgcgACCGACATCGGGCATATCTCCAAGCTCGTTTGGCTCCTTGCGTACTCCTCCGCAAGGTGGCTTCGATGCATACATGCGACGTGCCAATGGCGTCGCCGCATCCCCTTCCAACCCCTCTTTTGGTGCCCGCGAGAACCCACAGAGCCCCGAGCGAGCACGtccgcagcgcatccaaCGCTACTCGCACCAGCCATCCTATCGCCAAcgcgacgcaccgcgctccgCTCCCAAGGAATTTGGCGATGGATTCGGTGCTTCCTCGGGACGCAGCTGGTCACAGCGTATCATGGACCGCAACGCGATTCGCGACTCGCCAGATACACTTGCGCGGTCCCACGCCGAAAAGAGTCCCTCCACGTCGAGGCTCTTTGTCAATACGGCGCCTTCGCATGCGCCCGCATTTGCTCTCACAAAGCAGGTCCCTTCACGACTACACATCCCCAACGACGACTTGGCGGAGCTTGTTTCGATGCTCGATACACCGCCAGCACTGCACGACGCACACACCGACAGCGCGTCTTCCCATGGGAATACACCACGAAGCATTTCATTCAGTCGGCCCTCGCTGCTGTATGCGCGAGGCCCTTCTGCACGTACATACTTTGACGACGCCCTCGCGCGACTTGCCGACTCGACCAAATTGCCATCGCTTGGCGCGTTTGGCATAGAGCCGCGCAACGATGAGATACCACATTATTCAcaggaggacgaggcggtGTGTGCGATGGAGCTGTTGACGCATTGA
- the wis1 gene encoding mitogen-activated protein kinase kinase (EggNog:ENOG503NUU7; COG:T), which translates to MPDDTAALAFMAATRLHIDAAEPEHTERVEHGTEATPAQTEHTVPGAQQRAPSKPAAVPGGIGGVNERTKQLASARLPPGLQAKLAANARRSALPPGVDGSVLDHTQKLDASILKDSAMPRFPMEKTPGTRRVMEKPNRAGLRLSDISMDAHNAGAQSTGAERRQGTPQLRLGRIAPESAPFANFSKILDPSGKLNFDGKAVLHASGVEFKNGTSFHIKMEELELQEQLGFGNYGTVSKVRHTRTKVEMAMKEIRLELDEAKLNAIIMELDILHRATGPQIVEFYGAFFMESCVYYCMEYMDVGSLDKLCYGRHCTVPESVLARIAACTVKGLRFLKDELQIIHRDVKPTNILVNRRGEIKLCDFGVSGQLEKSLAKTNIGCQSYMAPERIEGGSERQSRTYTTASDVWSLGLSLIEITMGVYPYPPETYSNVFAQLQAIVEGDAPQLPYAQAEPLRVARRNGAPLALELGDCTYSDTARDFVSQCLCKVPEERPSYAALMRHPFLVQDELRIDEVDVCAWITESLEKQKARLDGER; encoded by the coding sequence ATGCCAGACGATACAGCAGCGCTGGCTTTTATGGCAGCGACTCGGCTGCATATAGACGCTGCGGAACCGGAACATACAGAGCGCGTAGAGCATGGTACTGAGGCGACCCCAGCACAGACTGAGCATACGGTGCCcggtgcgcagcaacgcgcgccgtccaagcCAGCCGCCGTCCCTGGCGGTATCGGCGGGGTGAATGAGAGGACAAAGCAATTGGCCAGCGCAAGACTCCCGCCAGGGCTGCAAGCCAAACTAGCAgccaatgcgcggcgatctGCGCTTCCACCCGGCGTGGATGGCAGCGTGCTCGACCACACGCAGAAACTAGACGCGTCCATCTTAAAAGACTCCGCCATGCCCCGCTTCCCTATGGAAAAAACACCAGGCACGCGTCGAGTGATGGAGAAGCCAAACCGTGCCGGTTTGCGGCTGAGCGATATAAGCATGGATGCTCAcaatgcaggcgcgcagtCTACgggcgccgagcgccgccaaggcacgccgcagctgcgtcTCGGGCGAATCGCGCCGGAGAGCGCGCCCTTTGCCAACTTTAGCAAGATACTTGACCCATCCGGAAAGCTCAACTTTGATGGGAAAGCCGTGCTGCACGCGTCCGGTGTCGAGTTCAAAAACGGCACGTCGTTCCACATCAAAATGGAGGAACTCGAGCTGCAGGAACAGCTTGGGTTCGGCAACTACGGCACGGTATCAAAAgtgcggcacacgcgcacCAAAGTAGAGATGGCCATGAAGGAGATCCGCTTggagctcgacgaggcgaaGCTGAATGCCATCATCATGGAGCTCGATatcctgcaccgcgccacGGGGCCACAGATCGTCGAGTTCTACGGCGCGTTTTTTATGGAGAGTTGCGTATATTACTGCATGGAGTACATGGATGTGGGCAGCTTGGACAAACTTTGCTACGGGCGCCATTGCACTGTTCCCGAGTCTGTGCTTGCGAGGATCGCTGCGTGCACCGTGAAAGGCCTGCGCTTCCTCAAAGACGAGCTGCAAATCATCCACCGCGATGTAAAGCCAACCAACATTTTGGTCAatcggcgcggcgaaaTCAAACTGTGCGATTTTGGCGTTTCGGGCCAGCTGGAGAAAAGCCTCGCAAAGACCAATATTGGGTGCCAGAGCTACATGGCGCCGGAGCGGATCGAGGGCGGCAGCGAGCGGCAGTCGCGTACGTATACAACAGCGTCGGATGTGTGGTCTCTGGGACTTTCTCTAATTGAGATCACCATGGGCGTGTATCCATACCCACCAGAGACGTACAGCAATGTGTTTGCACAGCTCCAAGCGATAGTCGAaggcgacgcgccgcagctaCCGTACGCCCAAGCGGAGCCACTGCGAGTTGCGCGCAGAAACGGAGCGCCGCTCGCTTTGGAGCTCGGCGATTGCACGTACTCAGACACAGCGCGCGACTTTGTATCGCAATGTCTGTGCAAGGTACCAGAGGAGCGGCCCAGCTATGCAGCGCTCATGCGCCATCCGTTTCTTGTCcaggacgagctgcgcattgACGAAGTCGATGTGTGTGCGTGGATCACCGAGTCGCTGGAAAAGCAGAAGGCGAGGCTGGACGGGGAGCGATAA
- a CDS encoding uncharacterized protein (EggNog:ENOG503NVXK; COG:Z) — protein MRELITFAVGQAGNQISTAFWDTIRKEHGLNQDGVYEGDDPLQLCRIGVFFEESDHAKKYVPRSINVDLEPGTIDHLKSGPLGKMFRPDNYVFGESGAGNNFSRGYYTEGAELLDPVLEVARKETERADMFQGFQLVHSLGGGTGSGLGTNLLSKLREEYPDRMLATWSVLPSPKVSDTVVEPYNATLSFHQLVENADLSFCMDNEALYDICNRTLRTKSPKYEDLNTLISYAMSGSSTTLRFPGQLNSDLRKLGVNMVPFPRLHFFTCGYAPLVASNSQAYQTLNVAEVVQQGFSSHNNMAAIDPRSGKYLTVAAIFRGKISSKQVESEMHSVQTKSASGFVEWIPQNVLTSLCDVPPPNIKLSATFIGNNTAIQELFKRTHGQFSAMFRRKAFLHWYTGEGMDEMEFTEAESNLLDLIAEYEQYEAATIDDDEVLEEDYLDEQYEEEVAYEGGEY, from the exons ATGCGTGAACTGATTACATTCGCCGTTGGTCAAGCGGGAAACCAAATTTCTACCGCATTTTGGGATACTATTCGCAAAGAGCATGGTCTGAATCAAGACGGT GTGTATGAGGGCGACGATCCGCTGCAGTTGTGCAGGATCGGCGTGTTTTTTGAGGAGAGTGACCATGCAAAAAAGTACGTCCCGCGCTCGATCAATGTCGACTTGGAGCCCGGCACGATCGATCATCTCAAATCCGGCCCGCTGGGCAAAATGTTCCGCCCTGACAACTACGTATTTGGCGAGTCCGGTGCGGGCAACAACTTTTCGCGAGGATACTACACCGAGGGTGCTGAGCTCTTGGACCCGGTGCTTGAAGTGGCTCGGAAAGAGACGGAGCGTGCAGACATGTTCCAGGGCTTCCAACTTGTACACTCTCTGGGCGGTGGCACGGGCTCAGGTCTCGGCACCAACTTGCTGAGCAAACTGCGTGAAGAGTACCCCGACCGCATGCTGGCGACATGGTCTGTGCTGCCTTCTCCTAAAGTCTCGGATACTGTGGTCGAGCCATACAATGCAACATTGTCTTTCCACCAGCTAGTGGAGAATGCGGACTTGAGTTTCTGTATGGACAACGAGGCGCTGTATGATATCTGTaaccgcacgctgcgtacCAAGTCGCCGAAATACGAGGATTTGAATACGCTTATTTCGTACGCCATGTCCGGCTCCTCGaccacgctgcgcttcccTGGCCAGCTCAACTCGgatctgcgcaagctcggtGTAAACATGGTGCCATTTCCCCGCCTGCACTTCTTTACGTGTGGatatgcgccgcttgtTGCATCCAACTCGCAGGCATACCAGACGCTCAATGTTGCCGAGGTTGTCCAGCAAGGCTTTTCTTCCCACAACAACATGGCCGCCATCGACCCCCGCTCTGGAAAATACCTGACTGTCGCCGCTATTTTCCGCGGCAAGATTAGCAGCAAGCAGGTCGAGTCCGAGATGCACTCCGTGCAGACCAAATCCGCGAGCGGATTCGTGGAATGGATTCCTCAGAACGTCTTGACGTCGCTGTGCGACGTCCCTCCGCCGAACATCAAACTCAGTGCGACGTTCATCGGGAACAACACTGCTATCCAAGAGCTTTTTAAGCGCACTCACGGCCAGTTCAGTGCCATGTTTAGGCGCAAGGCTTTCTTGCATTGGTACACGGGCGAGGGTATGGACGAGATGGAGTTCACAGAGGCCGAGTCGAACCTGCTTGATCTCATTGCGGAATACGAGCAGTACGAGGCGGCTACGATTGATGACGACGAGGTGCTGGAAGAAGACTATCTGGATGAACAATACGAAGAAGAAGTTGCCTACGAAGGGGGAGAGTACTAA
- a CDS encoding uncharacterized protein (EggNog:ENOG503NU1P; COG:B; COG:T) → MVAALLSVGPHPLRVQPLGNALMDGNRSKRMEWLGNLAKLDDALLLQLMAEYLDVDSLVRLSAASRFLYALASIPSVWRDHYLEDFKGNVEHWCETWRATYVYAAAKQHAHRAALANAALLGVSCRGVYSDAIYHSFITASFEPRTFLEEQARREARKLHRFRKVATDTPPERASICDTIVRISEKDTTCEAFQEGFAEKSVPCIVVDATDDWPCRVWTLDYVHKTWPKRIFQAEAARMDASTYAAYAQSCTSGKTEPDTSPLYLFDAEFAADESDAKNAWRVPKLLSRFPGQSSRAGAQTCADLFSLYGSDRPDYRWLIAGPEKSGSGWHKDPNMTSAWNAVMQGAKYWMLLPPDTVPPGVYVSKDQAEVTAPASLSEWMLDFYDETKRRHGRRELGGDGKLVEAVCRTGEVMYIPSGWWHLVVNLDTCVALTQNFVSVTELPAVLSFMHRTPDQISGFKGSDAENLQRLNDFVEKLEACDPALAKNALAKMPSPPKEHVQDTRDWRERLGAAQHHVGWSIADAVGNEELGDVPW, encoded by the coding sequence ATggtcgcggcgctgctctcGGTGGGGCCACACCCTCTACGTGTGCAGCCTTTGGGCAATGCTCTGATGGACGGGAATAGAAGCAAGCGCATGGAATGGCTAGGCAACCTTGCAAagctggacgatgcgcttctCTTGCAGCTTATGGCCGAGTACTTGGACGTGGACAGCCTCGTACGCCTTAGTGCAGCTTCGCGCTTCCTGTACGCCTTGGCCAGTATCCCTAGTGTCTGGCGAGATCATTATTTGGAAGATTTTAAAGGCAATGTGGAACATTGGTGCGAGACGTGGCGGGCTACGTATGTGTATGCTGCggccaagcagcacgcacatcgcgccgcactggCCAACGCTGCATTGCTGGGCGTATCCTGCCGCGGCGTCTATTCCGACGCGATATACCACTCTTTCATCACCGCCTCTTTCGAGCCACGCACATTTTTGGAagagcaagcgcggcgcgaagcgcgcaagctaCATCGATTCCGCAAGGTTGCTACCGATACGCCGCCGGAACGAGCGTCGATATGCGATACCATCGTGCGTATCTCGGAAAAAGATACGACATGCGAAGCTTTTCAAGAAGGGTTTGCAGAGAAAAGCGTGCCGTGCATTGTCGTGGATGCGACGGACGACTGGCCTTGCAGGGTATGGACATTGGACTACGTGCACAAAACCTGGCCGAAGCGCATATTCCAAGcagaagcggcgcgtatGGATGCAAGCACGTATGCGGCGTACGCACAGTCGTGTACGTCCGGCAAAACAGAGCCAGATACCTCGCCGCTCTACCTCTTTGACGCCGAGTTTGCCGCGGATGAAAGCGATGCGAAAAATGCATGGCGCGTCCCGAAACTGCTGAGCAGATTTCCTGGACAAAGCTcgcgtgcaggcgcgcagACATGTGCAGACCTGTTTTCCCTCTATGGCAGCGACCGCCCCGATTACCGGTGGCTGATTGCAGGGCCGGAAAAAAGCGGGAGTGGCTGGCACAAGGACCCGAACATGACCTCGGCTTGGAACGCCGTCATGCAAGGCGCCAAGTACTGGATGCTGTTGCCCCCAGATACAGTCCCGCCGGGCGTGTACGTGTCAAAAGACCAGGCAGAGGTCACTGCTCCCGCCAGCTTGAGCGAGTGGATGCTCGACTTTTACGACGAGACCAAGCgtcggcatgggcggcgcgagctggGGGGCGATGGAAAGCTTGTCGAGGCAGTCTGCCGCACGGGGGAGGTTATGTACATTCCTAGCGGGTGGTGGCACCTCGTCGTCAACCTGGACACCTGTGTCGCACTGACCCAAAATTTCGTGAGCGTCACCGAACTCCCGGCTGTGCTCAGTTTCATGCACCGCACACCCGACCAAATCAGCGGGTTCAAAGGCAGCGATGCGGAAAATTTGCAAAGGCTGAATGATTTTGTGGAAAAGCTCGAGGCGTGCGACCCGGCGCTTGCAAAAAACGCCTTGGCCAAGATGCCAAGTCCGCCAAAGGAACATGTGCAAGATACGCGCGACTGGCGTGAGCGtctcggcgctgcacagcatcATGTAGGCTGGTCCATTGCGGACGCCGTGGGCAAcgaggagctcggcgaTGTGCCTTGGTag